The nucleotide sequence ATTTTCAGAGCAGTCTGACGTACCAGCGCACCAAGCTCTTCCATTGAATAATTAGTCTGATGGGGACTCCATGCCGTGCTGATGGCCGCGATCACCTTGTTCCGGTAATCGTAGACAGGCGCGGCTACACAGCTGGTATTATATTCCCACTCCTCATCGTCAAGGCTGTACCCCTGATCCCGGTACTTCCGCATAAGTTTCATGAGTTCCGGGACCTCAACCACAGTTTTTTCCGTGCGCTTGATGCGCTCCTCTCCGTCGAGGATTTTTTCCAGAGTAGCCTCAGGTTCGTCGAAAAGGAGGGCTTTTCCTATAGCGGTACAATGGAAGGGACGGCGCATACCGATTATGGCAAAGCGGTGTGTGCTGTCGAATTGTTCAATCTTGTCAATATAGACTACTTCACCGTCCTTGCTGATTGCCAGAAATACAACCTGACCAAGCCGATTGGCAAGCTCCCGCATGTAATATTCTGCTTCCGTTTTCAGCTCGATGCGGTTGAGATACATTCCCGACATGTGCACGAAGCCAAGACCAAGACGATAACAGTTTGTCCTCTGGGCTTTCTCCACATAGTGTCGATTAAGGAGACCGGCGAGAAGACGGTGTACCGTGCTTTTATGCAGGCCCAGGTTATTGGAGATCTCGGTTAACGTAAATCCCTGGGGGTCCCGGGACAAAAGTTCAAGAATATCAAAGGCCCGCTCGATTGATTGGACCGCCCCCTTTTGGGTCTGTTTTTCAGTACTCTGTTTCATGACATGAAACAGAGTACTTTATTTGCACGACTCTGGCAACAGAAATCATTTTTCAGCTCTATCGGGCCAGCCATCCGCCATCGACAGCTATGGTATAGCCATTGACATAATCGGATGCGGAGGAAGCGAGAAAAACAGCTGGTCCCTGTACGTCTTCCGGCAAACCCCAGCGTCCGGCAGGTATCCTGTCCAGAATCGCGGCACTGCGTTCTGTATCCGCACGCAGCGGAGCGGTATTGCTGGTTGCCATATAACCCGGGGCAATCGCGTTTACGTTTATTCCATCCCTGGCCCATTCATTCGCCAGGGCCCTGGTAATTCCCATTACCGCGCTTTTACTGGCGGTATATGACGGCACCCGTATTCCGCCTTGAAACGAGAGCATGGATGCCACATTAATGATTTTCCCTCCGGTTTTCTGCTTTATGTACTGGCGTGCGGTGAGCTGACTGAGGAAGAATACTGTTTTAAGATTAATATTTAAAACATCATCCCAGTTCTCTTCGCTGAACTCGATAGCATCCTGCCGCCTGATTATCCCGGCATTGTTGACAAGGATGTCTATGTGTCCGAATTTTTCCAGAGTCTGCTGTATTATTCCTTCCAGGGGATCAATGCTCATCAAATTAGCCTTGATTCCCAGAAATTTCCTTCCCAGTCTTTGTATTTTCTGTTCCGTTTCCGGCGCATCCACATAGTCAACACCGACAATCTCCGCACCTGCTTCCGCGAGCCCCAGGGAGATCCCCTGACCAAGCCCTGTCGAACACCCTGTAACTAATGCTACCTTTCCGCTTAAATCAAAAGAAAGACTCATTCTTAAACCTCCTGTAAATTGATACTCTATGCGAGGTCATCCATGGATGCCCCGTCCATGTCGTCAAAGGTCTGGTTTTCACCAACCATGCCCCATATAAAGGTATAGTTTCCCGTACCAACACCTGAATGGATTGACCAGCTGGGGGAGATAATCGCCTCTTCGTTCCGTACCAGAATATGCCGGGTCTCCGACGGTTCTCCCATTAAATGAAATACAGCCTGGTCCGGGTCAATTTCAAAATAGAAATAGACCTCCATACGACGTTCATGGGTATGAGCAGGCATGGTGTTCCAGACATTTCCTTCAGCAAGTTCGGTATACCCCATAACCAGCTGACAGGATGGAAGTACCTCCGGGTGAATCAGCTGGCGAATTACCCGCTTGTTGCAGCTGTTGTCCGAACCGAGCCTGACCTCCCTGGCCTTCTCTTTCTGGATAAGGCTGGTTTCATAGCGTTTGTGTGCTGTACCGCTCAGACAGTAAAACTTTGAAGGATTATCCGGATTCTTGCTGATAAACAGCAGTTCCCGGCTTCCCATTCCAACATACAGGCCGTCTTTATAATCCAGCGGATATTCCGTCCCGTCTACCGACACACTCCCTGGCCCGCCAACATTGATAACTCCCAGTTCACGGCGTTCCAGAAAATAGTCTACTCCGAAAACCTCCCGGTCAACCTGCAAGCCCAGCGGTTCGCCCACAGGCATAATTCCGCAGATTACAATACGGTCGATATGGCTGTAGACCATTTTGACTGTCCCCGAAGTAAAAAGCTCCTGAATCAGAAACTCCTGCCGCAGCCCTGCAGTATCAAGTGCTTTTCCATGTTCAGGATGTATAGGATGTCGTATTTCCATGTTTTTCGCGTTCCTTTGAGTTCCACATTATGAAACCATGTTTCAACAGTATTGTATCACAACACAAAAAAAGATCAAGAGGAAAGTTTCATAATACGGTATCAAATATCCTAATACGGTATTCTCTTCGAAATCCGGACTAATTTCACCAAATTTTCCTTGACAATATCCAAACATGCTTAAATAATGGAACTAGGTTTCACATAATGGAACCCACAGTATCATACTATGACCCGAGATTTCGGGCCAATATTAAAGGAGTTTCTTATGAAGAGAATCGCACTTTTGGTTCTTATCCTTATCGCTCCGATTAGCGTTTTCGCCGGCGGCGGGCAGGAAAAACAGGCTGAAACATACGAATGGTCCCTGGCATCAACCCTGCCGGAATCACATCCGGTGCACAAGTCACTGGTATATTTTGCAGATCAGGTCAGGGAACGCAGCAACGGTCAGATAGATATCACAGTCTACGGGGGTGGTCAGCTTGGAGACGAGCGGGACTACATTGAGGGAATTGAGTTAGGCACCATAGACGTAACAAAAGTCTCCTCCGCCCCGCTGGGTCAGTTTGTCGACAGCCTTCAGGTTGTCAGCCTCCCCTTTATGTTCCGCGATCAGGCCCATCAGCACGCGGTACTCCAGGGCGAAATCGGCGACCGCCTGATGGCCGATCTCGAGAAAAGCGGATTCAAAGGTTTAACCTTTATGGATTCCGGTTTTCGCAGCGTAACCACAGCCTACGGCCCGGTCTATTCTCCCGCTGATCTGGAGGGCAAGAAAATACGGGTCATGGGCAGCGAGCCATTGATTGATACAATCAATGCCCTCGGAGGAACGGCTGTACCCATGGGCCAGCAGGAAGTCTATGTGGCACTGCAGCAGGGAGTAATAGACGGCTGGGAAAACAATGAGCCCACGGTAATCGCCTTTAACATGCAGGAAGTAGCAAAATACTATTCCTACACCCGGCACGTATCCATCCCGGATATTCTGGTCATGAGCGCTGAGAGATTCAACGCCCTGCCGACAGATCTGCAGGACGCAATAATGGACGCTGCAGCGGCGACCGCACCTTTTCATACCGATATATGGAACGAGTATGTAGAAGAGGCTAAAAGCCAGTTGCGGGATAAAGGCATGGAGTTCAATGAGGTCAACGATATCACCGAATTCCAGTCAATCGTTCAGCCTATTTATGATCACTACGACCCGATTGTAGGCCCGGGACTCATCAAAGAGATTCAGCAGAAATAACAGAGGATTCTTCCGATACTCTGATATAATAAAATGTGCGACATTTTAAACACAGCGTTACCCGGACAATCCGGGTAACGCTTCCTGATACTACTCCCGGAGGAATCCCATGAAGATTCAAACATTTTGCGAGGCATCAGCAAGAATTGTAAATATGGCGACAGCACTGCTTATTGCCGCGTTAACGCTCTTTGTCAGCTGGCAGGTATTTGCGCGGTACGTACTGAACGCCGGTCAATTCTGGGCTGAAGAACTCTCAATCATTGTTATGATATGGATCGGAATCCTGGGTGCTTCAAGTACCTTATGGTCCGAATCTCATATCGGACTGAATGTCTTTGTAGACCGGCTGCCGGAAACCGGCAAAGTCATGGCGCGTGTCTTCAGTGATTTCCTGATTGCGGGATTCGGTATCTACCTGTTTATATACGGCCTGCAATTGGTAAACAAGATAACCGGTACCTGGTCCGCGTTACGTATATCAATCGGCATGACCTATATAGTTGTACCTGTCTCTGCTGTATTGTTGGTACTGTTTGCGATATCCAAGGGTGTGCTCCGCCTGGCTGCACATTTTTCAGCATCGCAGAATACATCTTCAAATTAAGGAGCCCGTATGTCACCGGCTGTAGTTCTTGTTGGTATGTTTCTTGTGCTGGCCTTTACCGGAGTTCCGATTGCTTTTTGTCTTGCTGTTGCCTCGGTTGTAACTACCTGGTACATGGGTTTTCCCGCTGTCGTTGTAGCACAGCGCATTGCAACGGGATTGCAGTCTTTTCCACTGATAGCAATCCCCCTGTTTGTGCTTGCAGGATCGATTATGGCAAAAGGCGGAGTAGCAAGGAGAATTGTCGATTTTGCATATATCATTGTCGGGCCCTTCCGGGGCGGGCTCGCAATGGTAAACTGTATTCAGTCCATGCTCTTCGGAGGAGTTTCCGGCTCAGCCATTGCCGATATATCTTCAACAGGTCCCATCATGATACCAATGATGAAGCAGAAGGGTTACGACAATGAATTCGCCACTGCCCTGACTGTTGCTTCCGCTACCCAGGGAATTATCATCCCTCCCAGTCATAACATGATTATCTATGCCATGGCTGCAGGCGGTGTATCGGTAGGACAGCTGTTTTTAGCCGGCTACATCCCCGGCATAATGATTGGAATCGGATTGATGATTACCTCCTTTATTATTGCCGTAAAACGAGGGTACCCAAGAGAAAAACGCCCTCCTCTTAACGACTGCGTCCGAATATCCGTTGACGGAATACTGGCGGTACTGGCGGCGGTTATCATTGTAGGAGGAATTGCTTTCGGTATATTCACCGCAACCGAGGCATCAGCAATTGCGGTAGTCTACGCTACCTTCCTCGGGCTTTTTGTCTACAAGGAGCTGAAGCTCCGGGACTTGTGGCCGATTTTGGTTGAGTCAGTTAAAACGATATCAACTGTCCTGTTTTTAATCGCGTCTGCCAGCGCATTTGCCTGGCTGCTGACCCGCCTGCAGGTACCGACAATGATCATGCGGTCCATGTTGTCCATTACCAGCAGTCCAATAATCCTGCTGCTGCTTATCAACATTCTACTGGTCATACTCGGCATGCTGATGGACGTAGCACCCCTGATTGTCATAACAACTCCCATCCTGCTCCCGGTGGTAACCGCTGCAGGCATGAGCCCGGTTACCTTTGGTATTGTGCTGCTTCTGAACCTGGGAATAGGACTGACAACTCCGCCGGTAGGAACCGGCCTCTTTGTCGGTTGTTCGGTTGGTCATACCACTGTGGAAAAGACTTCCCGGGCGATGGTTGCATTCTGGCCTGCAATGATTATTGTACTGCTTCTGACAACCTTTATTCCCGCCCTTACGACGTTTCTGCCGTCGTTGATAGTGAAATAAGTTTTTCCGAATACCCGCCCTGATTCAACAGGGCCGGTGTATTCAGAACAGATTTAAGTTTTACTTAGTCCCGAACCGTGGGGATAAAAATCACCTGATCGTCGGATTATTCCGATAAAATGGAAGATTTCCCGAGCAAAGCACAGTACAGCGAATAATTTCTTTGCGAAACAGCAGTTAATCACCATTCATCCCCACGGTTTTGAACAGTAAATAAGTTTTACAGCACATACTCCGGGTCACGGATAACCGCAGTCTCCCGGTTGATACTCAGAATCTTCTTCAGGTATTCAGGACTGATATACCTTGCCTCGTACTCTATCCCTTCGCGGTCGAGCTGCCGCAGGAAGGCGCGCAAATGATTCCGGGAACCTTTCATCAGGTTCTGGTACAGAATGCGGATATCATCGTTGTCTGTCAGCTCAAGGTTCTGCTGCAGATCATGGATATCCAGGTCCTCGATAAGGGCCCCGACCTTCAGGGCCTCCACCACCGACGTCTTTCCCCGGGCAGTGAGATCGGCATACAGGCGATTTAGCTCCTTATCCCCGTAGACACCCGCTTCGTCGGTTCCGGCTTTTTCCAGACCGTAGGCATCCAGGAGCATGTCGACAGACTCCATATGCTGCTGTTCACTCTGTGCTATGTTGCGGAAAACAGGCAGATTCCAGGTGCCGTAAAGCTCCTGATACACATCCCTGGCCAGCTTTTCTTCCTGCCACATAAACAGCAGCCCTTCCCTCTCTTCTGCAGACAGATCACCTCCTTCGGCATCTGTCATAACAAGCTTTAAATCCTCGGTAAAGCGGGAATCGAAGCCGTAGCTTCCGCCCTGCTGTCCTGCGGCAGCCCTGCCGGGTCCGTTACCGCGCCCTGCGGCGGCCACCCCGGCGCCCCGACCGGTGCCGTTCCGTAATCCCTGTCCGAATTCAGACTCCTGCTGCCCCTCTGCGCTAAGCGCAACGCCTGCCATAATTACCATGACCGCAATACTGATCAGTTTCTTCATCTTTCTACCTCCGATGATGTGTTTCTTTTTGTGATCTTCATGCTTACAAACTACCGAAGCTGTGTGGAGATACTGTGAAGTGTTTATGGAAAGATGATGTTTTCTCGTCTCTTTCTTCACAAACTCTTCACAGAGCGTCCACGGTTTCTCCATCAGCGCGGTTCAGGGTATATACTGAATATCAGGAGGGCGACCGACAGGCCTGTCCCCGAAGGAGAGACTGGTTTAATGAAAAAAAAGAAGGGTTTTCTGCTGCGCAGGACAGTACAGATCTTTTTTCTGGTACTGATCACCCTGATCGTGGTCAACCATAGTTTAGTAGAAAAGGGAATCGAGATCCCCCTGGTGGGCTCTGCTTCGCTGCATGCCGTCTGTCCTTTCGGCGGGGTCGTTTCGCTGTATCAGTACGCCACAGCGAGTACATTCACAAAAAAGATCCATGAATCATCCTTTATTCTGATGATCATTGTATTCTCTCTGGCCCTTGCCTTTGGTCCGGTTTTCTGCGGCTGGGTCTGTCCCCTTGGGACTGTGCAGGAGTTCGTTTCCCGTATCGGACGCAGGATCTTTGGCGAAAAGCACAACCGTTTTATTCCCTTCGCCGCGGACCGACACCTGCGCTATCTGCGCTATCTGGTGCTCGTCTGGGTTATCTACGCCACCGCCGTCTCAGGTATCCTGATTTTCGCCGACTATGATCCCTACTACGCTCTTTTTAATTTCTGGACCGGAGAAGTCGCGATACCGGCCTTTGTCATCCTGGCTATGGTTCTGCTGGCGTCCCTCTTTGTGGAGCGACCCTTCTGCAAATACGCCTGCCCCTACGGGGCCGTTCTGGGACTCTTCAATCTTGTTCGGATCTTCGGAATCAAGCGTAATCCGGAGATCTGCATCAATTGCAAAGCCTGCGACAGAGCCTGTCCAATGAACATTCAAGTCTCCACCGCCGGGACTGTGAGGGATCATCAGTGCATAAGCTGCCTGGAATGCAGCAGCGAATCGGCCTGCCCCGTTCCGGTAACAGTTGAACTTGCGGCGGGCCCCATCAAAACAAAGAAGGCGGATGTTTAGTATGAAGATACGTTCATCCCTGCTGGCAGCGATTATCATCGCTGCCTTCGGTTTCGGTATCAGTCTCTCCATGGTTTTTAATCTGTGGCGTACCGAATCCTCCAAGGTCCCGGCCCGTTATGCCTCCGGTGAGTTTGCTGGAGAATACAACCCCGGGGATATCCGCGGCTCCTACACCTTTGGAGACATAGAAGAGGCCTTCGGAGTCCCCGCAACGATCCTTGGTCAGACCTTCGGTCTTGGACCGGAAGAAGCGCCTGACGCATACCAGGTCAAACGGCTGGAAGATTCCTATGGAGAGCTTACCGACGGCGGAGAAGTGGGCACTGATGCAGTCAGACTCTTTATCTCCCTCTACCTGGGCCGCCCCTATACGGCGGAGGAGACGACCCGGCTGCCCGCCCCGGCGCTGGACCTGCTGCGGGAGAGACTTGCCCCCGCGGATATCGATGCTCTCCGAACGATTACTGTAGAACTCAGCGAACTTCCGCAGATTTCAGCCGAAGCCGATACCACAGAAACTGAAGCTACAGCAGCTCCCCTTGCCAGGGGCGAGGTAAAAGGGAATACCACCTTCGGCGAACTCCTGGAATGGGGACTCACAAAAGAGGAGATTGAGGGTATACTTAATCTGCCCATGGGGCCCCGGACCGTCACCGTTCGCGACTACGTCAAGGAAAAGGGACTGGAGTTTTCACTTTACAGAACAGCTCTGCAGGAGCTGGTGAACAGGAAATAAAAGGATGCCTGTGGCAGAAGTTTTCATCGTCGAAGACAACGAAAACGTCAGGGATGCTCTGGCGGCATACCTCAAACTGGAAGGAATTGAAGTTCGGGAGTTTGGGGCCCTCGGTCCCGTCGAAACAGAGCTTAAACGCCGGACCCCGGACCTGCTGGTACTGGATGTTATGCTTCCCGATGGTGACGGTTTCCTTTTTGCCAAGCAGGTAAAATCGCGCAAAGATATTCCTATCCTCTTTCTAACCGCCCGGGACCAGGAATCAGACCGTATAACCGGCCTTGAAATCGGCGCGGACGATTATGTAGTCAAACCATTCTCATCCCGGGAGGTGGTCCTCAGAATAAAGAAAATTCTTGCCAGGACCTCATCCCCATCACGGCAGAATAGCCCGGACTATGTACTGCAGGAATCACGGCTGAATATTGACCAGGAGAGACACCGGATTACCCTTGACGGAGGTTTCGTTTCCTTGACAGCGGCAGAGTGGAACATCCTTACCCATCTTGCTGCCCGGCAACCCCAGGTCTTTTCCCGGCTGCAGCTGTTGGAATCCTGCCTCGGCTCAATGGCCGAGGGTTCCGAGCGCACCATCGACACGCATGTCAAGAATCTCCGCCGCAAGCTGGGAAACGATGACTGGATAGAGACGATCCGGGGTTTCGGGTACCGCTTTAACGGTGAACCCGCATGAGGTCCGCCTATTCATGGCTTCTGCGAAGTTTTCTTGCCGCTTTTGTTATACTGATCACAGTTCAGGTACTTATTCTGGGGGCGGGCATTGTTCCGGTCCTTGACAGCTACTCTCGTAACCAGATCCGCTATCTGGATGACCTGGCCAAACGTATACTTATTAATCCTTCACAGATTTCTCCTGATACCCCGCAGCACTGGGGTCCCTTTTTTGTCTTCTCCGCCGACAGGGAGCTTATCTATTCAAACCGCGGACGGGGACGCACCATACCGGAGAGCGATTACCGGCTTGTCCACTACGATGATATGGTAATCGGATATTATTATGCTGGGGAGGTCCGTTTTCTCGATTCCCGGTCCAACCGACATTTTCTCGGCTCGTTAGGAATCTTAACGGCGGCTTCCATGCTGGCATCCCTGGGAATCGCCGTACTGGCGTCCGTACGAACCGCCCGTGGGATTGCCGGCCCTGTGGCGGTGCTGCGCCGGGACATCCAGGAACTCAGGGCCCTCAAGGCCCCCCGGGTAAGGGTTTTTCCGGTAAATGAGCTCTCCGAGATTTCTTCCAGTCTGAACAGGGTCGGCACCATCCTTGAAGGAGAAGAAGAGTATAAACAGCAGTGGATGCAGAATATAGCCCACGACCTGAGGACCCCATTAAGCGGTCTTAAAGGTCAGCTGGAAGGGATGAGAGATGGGGTACTGGAAGCGGGAACGGAGCGTTTCAACCGCACCCTGCAGGAGATTGACCGTCTGGAAACCATGATCGCCTCGGTATGCGAGTTGTCCCGGATAGAAAACCTGAAAAGTCTCACCGTGGAAGCAGTCTCCAGCGAGGATTTCCTCAAGGCTGTACACAGCACCTTTGAACCCTGCCTGGCGGAACGAGGCTGTACGCTCAGCTGTTCTGCACAGACTCCCTTCTTTTACGCCGACCGGGAACTGATGCAAAGGGCCGTGGAAAATATAGTCGGGAACGCTTTTACCTATGCCGGTCCCGGGGCTTTGATCGACATGAAAATTACTTCCGGAACCCGGGATGCGACAATACTGACGATCAGCAACAGTGGTCCGCATATTCCGGAGGAACAGCTGGATAAAATCTTTCAGCGTTTTTATCGGGGAGAGTACAGTCGATCAACCCCGGGATCCGGCCTGGGCCTGAACATCAGCAGGGAGATTGTTCAGCGCCACGGCGGCTGCATCAGCGCTGAGAACCTGAGCCCTGAGGGAGTGGTTTTTACAATTACTCTCCCGCAACAGCAGATACGCTAAGCCCGGAACCTTCAGGAATGGCCCTGTCGATATAACTGCTATAGTCCTTCAGGATACGTTCGTAGTGTTCGGATATCAGAGGTGAGGAAATAAGAAAATCTGCCGTGGCCCTGTTGCAGGCAGTGGGAATATTATACAGGACCGCGATCCTTAAAAGCGCCTTCACATCTACATCGTGGGGCTGCGGCTCCATGGGGTCCCAGAGAAATATTATCATGTCGATCTGTCCATCGACGATCAGGGATCCGAGCTGCTGATCACCGCCCAGGGGACCGGACCTGAGTTTACGGATAGAAAGACTCTTGACATCATCCACTTCCATCCTTTCAATCAGACACTCCTCCACCATTCGGCCGGTGGTACCGGTGCAGATCATGTTATGCAGGGACAGAAGCTGCCAATTCCACTCTACCCATTCAATAAGATCCTTCTTCCTGTTGTCGTGGGCAACCAGGGCAATATTCTTTCTCTGCTTCATGGGAATCCCCCCTTAACTGGTCTCTTTTCCAGGATAAAGATAACCTCTTTCCCGTAGATAACCAGGTCAGTGGGCTGTTTTTCACAAAGAACTAATATAAAGGCACCTCTAAATACTACACAAACAGCATCAGGCTGAAGGCCATAACCGCCATGCCGGAGGTAACCCCGTAAATGGCGATGTGGTGTTCACCATACTTTTCCGCCGTCGGCAGAAGCTCATCCAGAGAGATAAAGACCATGATTCCCGCCACGGAGGCAAAGAGGATGCCGAACACCAGATCATTCAGAAAGGGCAGCAGAATAAAAAATCCCAGAGCCGCACCTGCGGGCTCCGACAACCCTGATAAAAACGAGAGGCAAAAGGCCTTGCGTTTGCTTCCGGTGGCATAGTAAACCGGAACAGACACCGCGATACCTTCGGGAATATTGTGGATAGCAATAGCGACCGCTATACTGATTCCGGTGGCGGGGTCTTTTAATGCTGAAATAAAGGTCGCGATACCTTCGGGAAAGTTATGGATGGCAATGGCAACCGCGGATAAAACACCCATGCGCATCAACGCGTTCTTCCTGGCCGCATCGTTTTCCTGCATTTCCTCAATCCCGCGGGCTTCATGGGGGTTTTCAAAACCAGGAACGAGCTTGTCAATAAAACTGGCTACCGCAATACCGCCGAAAAAGGCAAGCGTCGTTGCCCAGTGTCCTTTGGTCGCTCCCAAGGCCACGGTCAGAGCTTCCAGGGCCTTCGGCACAATCTCCAGAAATGATACATAGATCATGACACCGGCGGAAAATCCGAGAGCCGCGGACAGAAAGCGGGTATTTGTTTTACTGGAAAAGAAGGCAAGAGCGCTGCCGATACCGGTAGAGAGTCCGGCAAAAAGGGTAAGTCCAAAGGCGAACAGTACCGTTGATGTTTCCATAGCTTTCTTCCTTAACGGTGATACCCGTGTTATACCTTGAAATCTTCAATCAGACCAGAGACATTGGTCTGAATCAGGGCAGTCTCTTCGGCTGCTTTTATAAGAGTTTCCATCCTCTCCTGGACCCTCCCGTTCATGGCTCCCATGCGCTCAGCCTCTTTCAGGGTCTTTTTCGATGACTCCCCGACCTGCCTCAGAGCCTCCAGCAGGGCCGCGTTACGCTGCTCCAGGTTACCGGACAGTTCGCTGATGGCATCGGTCTGGGCTTTCGATTCGTCGAGCATGCCGCTGATGCTGCGACTGGCCTTTGCCTGGTCCTGAACGGTTTCCGAGATTCTGCCGGAGGCCTCTCCGATCTCCAGAATCCCCTCCTGCATTTGCTGGAAACTGGCGCTGGTGCGCTCCGCGTCATTCAAGGCCCGGTTTATTTCCTCGGATATCAGCTTCAGACTGTTATTGCTCTCCTTGGTCTGAGCGGAGGAACTCTCTGCCAGCATGCGGATTTCATCGGCAACCACGGCAAAACCCTGCCCAGAATCTCCGGCATGGGCCGCCTCTATGGCAGCGTTCATGGCAAGCAGGTTCGTCTGGGAAGCGATGGATGCAATAGCCTTGTTTATCTCAGCCAGCTGGTTGGACATGGTCGCCACCTCCCGTACGGAATTCAGGGCTGCGGATACCGCTTCGCTCCCCTCCCTGGACAGCTCTTCCAGCCGGGAACCCTGCTGAGACACGGACAGGATCTTGCCGGCGGCAGTTTCAACAGAGGTTATAAGGTCCTGGACATTCTCCATGGCGCTTGATACTGCCTCGGTCTGCCGGGTAAAGGCCTCCCCGATCTTCCCCACTACCCGGGCGACCTCTTCCCCCTGGTGAATGGCCTCCTCGTTTATGTGGTCCTGGAGGCGCATTTCATGCTCCGCGGCACCAATGCTTTTGCTGGAGGCTTTGACCTCCTCTCCGGCCGCCCTGACCGCCGCCAGGAGTTCGTGCTGAATTCCGTCAAGATGAGAAAAGTGCTCCTTCAGCTGTACAATGCTGCCGTGTAGCATACGGATAAACTGATTTATTCCCCCCGCCAGAGCAGCGATCTCGTCAACTGAACATATATAGACCCCCCCGGTAAGGTCTTTCTCCTTGGAAGTAAGGGCGTCAATCCTTTGCTGCACCCGGGAGAAGAGGATCCCCGTATTCTTTGCCCAGACTACCACCAGGGCAATTACAATAAGGGTGTATATCGCCCAGGGAATCGCGATCTTTCCTATCAGCATGGGAATTTGCTGGGCCAGGGCGGCTGCATGCAGGCTCTCCAGGCGGGAGGTTTCCAGAAGCACCGAAGTAAAGGCCAGGGCCAGGTTCATAAGGGTCATAAAAGAAGGCATGATTATAATCTTGCGGAACTGACGCTCATGACGGCAGTATTCGGGAAACCGGGTAACCCGGCGTGCAAAAAGAAAGTTCAGAACCTGCCGATCGAGACTCACATACACAAATGCCGCACCGAGCAGCAGATAGGAAAGGGCCATCCCGGAGTAGAGCAGTAAACGTGCCGAATCAATACCGAAGAAGTATATCGATACAAGGGTAACAACCGCAACCAGAATGAAATTAAACAGAATAAAGAGTTTAAAAATCGCAAGGGGCGCTGCTCCGAGCTCACTCAAGGCTTTTTCGTCAACCTCCTGCTGTGACCCAAGAAGATCGGGATTAAAATACCCCCTCTTCCTGCGGATTGCTGCCCCCATGGCAAGCATGATTAAGATCCCGGCGGGAAACAAGGTCGACAAAAACCGCGGCAGCATTGCCGCATCGATATAAAAGGCAAATCCAAGACTGTAGAGCCCAAGCAACAGTAACCAGGGCATATAGATAATGCAGACAACCCTATTTTTTTCTTTCATTTTTCAATCCCTTTAACCGTATTTAATTAAAAGCGGGGAGGATGCACACCCCGCATTCAGTATAAATGATCGGCAGCGAGATAGCATCTCTTTTAAAAAAGTTACTATCCTTTCGCGCAGGAAATACAATAGAAGAAGTGAAAACCAGGAACACCTTATGCGACTGCTCCACCACAGGATAAAAAAACACCCTGCAGGTATTTAAGAGCCATGTCTCGCTTTCGATGGAAGATATTGACGTAAAGAGCGGTTTACACCATCGGGTACCGGCAATCTCGGCGGCGAAC is from Marispirochaeta sp. and encodes:
- a CDS encoding methyl-accepting chemotaxis protein, which encodes MKEKNRVVCIIYMPWLLLLGLYSLGFAFYIDAAMLPRFLSTLFPAGILIMLAMGAAIRRKRGYFNPDLLGSQQEVDEKALSELGAAPLAIFKLFILFNFILVAVVTLVSIYFFGIDSARLLLYSGMALSYLLLGAAFVYVSLDRQVLNFLFARRVTRFPEYCRHERQFRKIIIMPSFMTLMNLALAFTSVLLETSRLESLHAAALAQQIPMLIGKIAIPWAIYTLIVIALVVVWAKNTGILFSRVQQRIDALTSKEKDLTGGVYICSVDEIAALAGGINQFIRMLHGSIVQLKEHFSHLDGIQHELLAAVRAAGEEVKASSKSIGAAEHEMRLQDHINEEAIHQGEEVARVVGKIGEAFTRQTEAVSSAMENVQDLITSVETAAGKILSVSQQGSRLEELSREGSEAVSAALNSVREVATMSNQLAEINKAIASIASQTNLLAMNAAIEAAHAGDSGQGFAVVADEIRMLAESSSAQTKESNNSLKLISEEINRALNDAERTSASFQQMQEGILEIGEASGRISETVQDQAKASRSISGMLDESKAQTDAISELSGNLEQRNAALLEALRQVGESSKKTLKEAERMGAMNGRVQERMETLIKAAEETALIQTNVSGLIEDFKV